From Cataglyphis hispanica isolate Lineage 1 chromosome 3, ULB_Chis1_1.0, whole genome shotgun sequence, a single genomic window includes:
- the LOC126848486 gene encoding structural maintenance of chromosomes protein 6 encodes MNDTVTSRKKKAMEKLDNEAKRSKCTENNNTVEYTAGKVKCIRVRNFMCHEALEIVLNENVNFIVGRNGSGKSAILTALTVGLGARANVTSRGTSVKEFIKKGKNSATIEITLINKGDTAFKHDIYGDTITVVRTIGNASSYKIKNWRGDVISTKRDELDSIIETMNIQIDNPISVLNQDVSRTFLVSSKADEKYNLFMKATLLESINNNYKEALEICEGEYDKLKIHSEALLQVKAEIEKLKENIHRLEEIDESRAELNNLEMELEWAKAIVEESKRNKIQETLKMSENNLQKLQNVELSVGTKDEEIDAKIKEVKQEIQKAEQEVIESSGAYNSAKEKYSAACEAASNKQREWHSVTSRKKRLEDDINLLKKEVQKLESCNNEEHNKRKEMMERLSKFEEKQDELEASLRTKQTELMHLEADKMRLLQEIKSAKNEIENFNRHIDKIKRDLSAFEQQSDNALSVFGPNIPRLLRRIEEEYRKKRFKEKPCGPIGAYIKVKDASWTPAIENYLSSRMLSSFCVDNNQDAKLLNSIMKEIFYNQNIPQIICSKFFNKVHDVRLHCTQSSQYSNLFEAMVIEDPIVTNCLIDQSQIECVLLIPTSSEACEIMSDATKVPKNCKRAFTKRGDLFYPDPNYRTYGGKCGTRAKFLQVSTMEAMQTLREELQVWENKKEKALAEHNAINEKIKRTNSELSNVSTTVRKLRTTQSECIDLINELKDKIDSNEATSADVFRNEAAELEKKLAFENATEKLLAENMQDLKKNVESLHIEVKRFRDLRHNLHTVIDPLNDQIKELMQEKEKYRLECLRATRKLPELRQAVQCATGELEIQERATNKAISNAIAKCPRINTTRSVNQIKSAMCDLRDKIREVEHQFGCMDDLRQQLNENEQKYGVNIEFASQLKESWEKHTDRVKHRQNTFMKLRDLYSILVQKSFTDMLSLRQYKGTIIIDHVNKVLDLKVCARDDKKTNTDTRSLSGGERSYSTVAFILALWDCIQLPFYFLDEFDVFMDKVNRRVIMDILLDHTKSHPESQFVFLTPLDTSHIISDDYVTIHELQPPERRGLSQ; translated from the exons ATGAACGATACTGTAACCAGTCGAAAGAAGAAAGCGATGGAGAAGCTCGATAATGAGGCTAAACGTTCCAAGTGTACTGAAAATAACAACACTGTAGAg taTACAGCTGGAAAGGTGAAATGCATTCGTGTCCGTAACTTCATGTGTCATGAAGCTTTGGAGATAGTGCTAAATGAAAACGTTAACTTTATTGTGGGACGCAATGGCAGTGGAAAAAGCGCTATACTGACAGCGTTAACTGTTGGACTTGGTGCAAGAGCAAATGTCACAAGTAGAGGAACTTCTGTCAAag aatttataaagaaaggaaagaacTCAGCTACTATCGAAAtaacgttaattaataaagggGATACTGCATTTAAACATGATATTTATGGTGATACAATAACAGTTGTACGGACCATTGGAAATGCctcatcatataaaattaaaaattggagag gAGATGTTATTTCTACAAAACGGGATGAATTGGATAGTATTATAGAAACAATGAACATACAAATTGATAATCCAATTTCTGTTCTAAATCAGGATGTTTCAAGAACATTTCTAGTTTCTTCTAAAGCTGATGAAAAATACAATCTATTTATGAAAGCTACTCTTTTGGAGTCCATCAACAATAATTACAAAGAAGCTTTAGAAATCTGCGAAGGAGAATATGACAAATTAAAGATACATTCTGAAGCCTTATTACAAGTAAAAGcagagatagaaaaattaaaggaaaatatacatagattAGAGGAAATAGACGAATCACGAGCAGAACTAAATAATCTTGAAATGGAACTTGAGTGGGCTAAGGCTATTGTGGAGGAATctaaacgtaataaaatacaagaaactttaaaaatgtCTGAAAACAACCTGcagaaattgcaaaatgtgGAATTATCTGTGGGAACAAAAGATGAAGAAATTGATGCAAAAATCAAAGAAGTGAAACAGGAAATTCAGAAAGCAGAGCAGGAAGTAATAGAAAGCAGTGGAGCATATAATAGtgcaaaggaaaaatattctgCCGCGTGTGAAGCAGCGTCTAATAAACAGCGTGAATGGCATTCTGTAACAAGTAGAAAAAAACGGTTAGaagatgatattaatttattgaaaaaggaAGTTCAAAAGTTAGAAAGTTGCAACAATGAAGAacataataagagaaaagaaatgatgGAACGTCTATCAAAGTTTGAAGAGAAACAGGATGAATTGGAAGCTTCATTACGTACGAAGCAAACTGAATTGATGCACTTAGAAGCTGATAAGATGCGActtttgcaagaaataaaatctgctaaaaatgaaatagaaaatttcaatagacacatagataaaataaaaagagatttaagtGCATTTGAACAACAATCAGATAATGCATTGAGTGTGTTTGGACCAAATATACCACGTTTGTTAAGAAGAATTGAGGaagaatacagaaaaaaacGATTCAAGGAGAAACCATGTGGTCCTATTGGTGCTTACATAAAAGTGAAGGATGCATCTTGGACACCagcaatagaaaattatttaagttctCGTATGCTTAGCTCGTTTTGTGTTGATAACAATCAGGATGCCAAGTTATTAAATAGCATCATGaaggaaattttttacaatcaaaatattcCTCAAATTATATgcagcaaattttttaacaaagtgCATGATGTTAGACTACACTGTACACAATCGTCACAGTATTCTAATCTCTTTGAAGCAATGGTTATAGAAGATCCTATTGTAACTAATTGTTTGATTGATCAATCTCAGATTGAATGTGTACTTCTCATACCGACAAGCAGCGAGGCTTGCGAAATAATGTCGGATGCTACAAAAGTgccaaaaaattgcaaaagagcTTTTACTAAACGAGGTGACTTATTCTATCCCGATCCAAATTATAGGACTTATGGTGGAAAGTGTGGTACACGCGCTAAGTTTTTGCAAGTTTCTACTATGGAAGCGATGCA AACTTTAAGAGAAGAACTTCAAGTATGGGAaaacaaaaaggaaaaagcTCTTGCAGAACATAATgctataaatgaaaaaataaagcgcACTAATTCCGAGTTGAGCAACGTAAGCACAACAGTCCGCAAGCTGAGAACTACGCAAAGTGAATGTATTGATTTGATCAATgaattgaaagataaaattgacTCAAACGAAGCTACATCTGCTGATGTTTTT cGAAATGAAGCTGCTGAATTGGAGAAAAAGTTAGCATTTGAAAATGCCACAGAAAAGCTTTTAGCTGAAAATATGCAGGaccttaaaaaaaatgtagaatctCTTCATATAGAAGTCAAACGTTTTAGGGACTTGAGACACAATTTACACACAGTGATTGATCCTctcaat gaTCAAATAAAGGAGCTCATGcaggaaaaggaaaaatatcggCTTGAGTGTCTACGCGCTACTCGAAAGTTACCAGAACTTCGTCAAGCTGTACAATGCGCAACGGGAGAATTAGAGATACAAGAAAGAGCTACAAATAAAGCAATTTCCAATGCCATTGCAAAATGTCCCAGAATAAATACGACAAG atcggTAAACCAAATCAAAAGTGCAATGTGTGATTTACGAGATAAGATTCGCGAAGTAGAGCATCAATTTGGCTGTATGGATGACTTGCGCCAGCAATTGAACGAAAATGAGCAAAAATATGgagtaaatattgaatttgcatctcaattaaaagaaagttGGGAA AAACACACAGATCGAGTGAAACATCgacaaaatacatttatgaAGTTGAGGGATTTGTACAGTATTCTTGTGCAAAAATCTTTCACTGACATGCTTTCTCTAAGACAATATAag ggcacaataataattgatcatGTAAACAAAGTGCTTGATTTGAAAGTGTGTGCgcgagatgataaaaaaacaaatactgACACTAGATCGCTCTCGGGAGGTGAACGATCTTACTCTACCGTTGCATTCATTTTGGCCTTATGGGATTGCATTCAGCTACCATTCTATTTTCTTGATGAATTCGATGTATTCATG gaCAAAGTAAATCGGCGAGTGATAATGGACATTCTTTTAGATCACACAAAATCGCATCCAGAAAGTCAATTTGTTTTTCTCACACCTCTAGATACGTCGCACATTATTTCCGACGATTATGTAACAATTCACGA attaCAACCACCTGAGAGGAGAGGTCTGagtcaataa
- the LOC126848106 gene encoding larval cuticle protein A2B-like, whose translation MAFKFVAFVTLIAAANAGVIAPAAPLAYAAAPAAHLAYAAAPVAKAVVAKTIEADYDPHPQYSYAYDVHDSLTGDAKSQQETRDGDLVQGSYSLLEADGTRRIVDYTADSVNGFNAVVRKEPAAVAAAPLAYAAAPVAKIAAPLAHAAPLAYAAPVAKLSYQAAPAIAYSAPIAKIAAAPAAFSYAAPAAYLH comes from the exons ATGGCCTTCAAG ttcGTCGCTTTCGTCACCCTGATCGCCGCCGCTAATGCCGGCGTGATTGCGCCCGCCGCTCCCTTGGCATATGCCGCGGCCCCCGCTGCACACCTGGCTTACGCAGCAGCCCCCGTCGCCAAGGCCGTGGTGGCTAAGACCATCGAGGCCGACTACGATCCGCATCCTCAGTACAGCTACGCATACGATGTGCACGACAGTTTGACCGGCGACGCCAAGAGCCAGCAGGAAACCCGCGACGGCGACCTCGTCCAGGGTAGCTACTCCCTTCTGGAGGCCGACGGCACCAGGCGCATAGTCGATTACACCGCTGACTCAGTCAATGGATTCAACGCCGTGGTACGCAAGGAACCCGCCGCAGTCGCCGCCGCACCCCTCGCCTACGCCGCAGCCCCCGTCGCCAAAATCGCTGCCCCCCTGGCGCACGCTGCTCCCCTCGCCTATGCCGCACCCGTAGCTAAATTAAGCTACCAAGCCGCCCCAGCCATTGCTTATAGTGCACCCATCGCCAAGATCGCCGCGGCGCCCGCCGCTTTCTCCTATGCCGCCCCCGCTGCCTACCTCCACTGA
- the LOC126848093 gene encoding cuticle protein 19.8-like — protein sequence MAFKFVAFAALVAAANAGILAPAAPVAYAAAPVAKAVVAKTIEADYDPHPQYSYAYDVHDSLTGDAKSQQETRDGDLVQGSYSLLEADGTRRIVDYTADPVNGFNAVVRKEPATVAVKAVAPVAAAPIAHAAPLAYAKYATPVAHAAPVAHAAPLAYAAPVAKLATPLTYSAPVAKLAAPISYAAPVAKIAAPAVAHVAHAAPLAYAASAAPLAYATHAAPLTYAAHAAPLTYAAHAAPLAYAASPFAYAAPATPIAKIAAAPAAYSYAPASYIH from the exons ATGGCGTTCAAG tttgTCGCTTTTGCCGCCCTTGTGGCCGCCGCCAATGCCGGTATCCTCGCCCCCGCTGCTCCAGTCGCTTACGCCGCAGCCCCCGTCGCCAAGGCCGTGGTGGCTAAGACCATCGAGGCTGACTACGATCCGCATCCCCAGTACAGCTACGCATACGATGTGCACGACAGTTTGACCGGCGACGCCAAGAGCCAACAGGAAACCCGCGACGGCGACCTCGTCCAGGGTAGCTACTCCCTTTTGGAGGCTGATGGCACCAGGCGCATCGTCGACTACACCGCTGACCCAGTCAACGGTTTCAACGCCGTAGTCCGCAAGGAGCCTGCCACAGTCGCTGTCAAAGCTGTCGCCCCGGTCGCCGCTGCCCCCATCGCGCACGCTGCACCGTTGGCATACGCCAAATACGCAACTCCCGTGGCACACGCCGCTCCCGTGGCTCATGCCGCTCCCCTCGCCTATGCCGCCCCTGTTGCTAAACTGGCCACCCCCCTCACTTACTCCGCTCCGGTAGCCAAATTAGCAGCCCCGATCTCTTACGCTGCCCCCGTGGCTAAGATCGCCGCCCCCGCTGTCGCTCACGTCGCGCACGCTGCCCCCCTCGCCTATGCCGCGTCCGCCGCACCCCTCGCTTACGCCACGCACGCCGCACCCCTCACTTATGCCGCGCATGCTGCACCCCTTACCTACGCCGCGCACGCCGCACCCTTAGCCTATGCCGCGTCCCCCTTCGCTTATGCCGCACCGGCAACTCCGATCGCTAAGATCGCCGCAGCACCTGCTGCTTACTCTTATGCTCCCGCCTCTTACATCCACTGA
- the LOC126859405 gene encoding polyglutamine-repeat protein pqn-41-like, whose protein sequence is MYHYVILIYYTVLQSSVIVLSAAVLAVCRSAAVPSPALSAIPAVPAAALPIAKLEIDNANFDPYPQYSYAYDVQDTLTGDTKSQHESRNGDVVSGSYSLLEADGTRRIVEYTADPVNGFNAVVRREPLAVVKPVNVAAQPLIYHPLQIFLFLGLTALARGAVVPAVLAATAPLAKLEEFDAAPQYSFAYDVQDAVTGDSKAQYETRNGDIVRGSYSLIEADGTRRIVEYTADPINGFNAIVSREPVIAAVAAPLRPAALAPIAPASFGPALTPVNPAPSIPASGPDSDVEVVEARSSGLSTSARSATREQEIQRQQLQRLQEQQRQQQERQLQEQQRRSSRLQIQQQQEQQQQEQQQDRRQQQAAAPARTIIAGQEQQPTASARFIGLPAKAIATYPTYPYSAAYYSPFAYAAPLTGLAYSPATALA, encoded by the exons atgtatcattacgttatattaatatattacactgTATTACAGTCATCAGTAATCGTCCTAAGTGCAGCGGTGCTAGCGGTATGTAGAAGCGCAGCTGTCCCATCACCAGCTCTGTCAGCCATTCCAGCTGTTCCAGCTGCAGCTCTTCCAATCGCCAAACTTGAGATCGACAACGCAAATTTCGATCCTTATCCTCAGTACTCTTATGCCTACGACGTCCAAGATACGCTGACTGGTGACACAAAGAGCCAGCATGAAAGCAGGAACGGTGACGTTGTTAGTGGCAGCTACTCCCTCTTAGAAGCTGATGGTACAAGACGAATCGTCGAGTATACCGCCGACCCGGTGAACGGTTTCAACGCCGTGGTTCGTCGAGAGCCTCTAGCGGTGGTGAAACCCGTCAATGTTGCAGCGCAGCCACTCATTTATCACCCT TTACAGATCTTCTTGTTCCTGGGACTGACGGCGCTCGCTCGCGGAGCGGTGGTGCCCGCCGTGCTAGCAGCGACGGCGCCCTTGGCGAAGCTGGAGGAGTTTGACGCAGCTCCGCAGTACAGCTTCGCGTACGACGTGCAAGACGCGGTGACCGGCGACTCCAAGGCCCAATACGAGACCCGTAACGGCGACATCGTGAGGGGCAGTTACAGCCTGATCGAGGCCGACGGTACGCGTCGCATCGTCGAGTATACCGCGGATCCGATCAACGGATTCAACGCGATCGTCAGCAGAGAACCAGTGATCGCCGCCGTCGCGGCGCCTCTTAGACCGGCCGCCCTGGCACCGATCGCTCCGGCCTCGTTTGGACCAGCCCTGACGCCAGTCAATCCAGCGCCATCGATACCCGCTAGTGGGCCCGACTCCGACGTCGAGGTGGTCGAGGCTCGATCATCGGGTCTCTCGACATCGGCGAGATCGGCGACGCGCGAGCAGGAGATTCAGCGTCAGCAATTACAGCGATTGCAGGAGCAACAACGTCAACAGCAGGAGCGACAGTTGCAGGAGCAACAGAGGCGATCGTCGAGATTGCAGATCCAGCAGCAGCAGGAGCAGCAGCAACAGGAGCAGCAGCAGGATCGCCGACAACAGCAGGCCGCCGCACCCGCACGGACTATCATTGCCGGTCAGGAGCAACAGCCAACAGCGAGCGCCCGATTCATCGGTCTCCCGGCCAAGGCGATAGCCACTTATCCGACTTATCCCTATAGCGCCGCGTACTACTCGCCGTTCGCCTATGCTGCACCCCTCACTGGTCTCGCTTACAGCCCCGCTACCGCattagcataa
- the LOC126848421 gene encoding uncharacterized protein LOC126848421 isoform X2, whose product MSKLGTYELTHPESLSEHQLREILKNSCIEVLNFEKLCKSELLEMYKRVAMPLPQRQCGRAKNLGTEINVVSDKSVIAISNNTHSLTADLNKGNKRTCQLSQADRLKFSVNDPKSMHKKIRVCSMPKVETTCNGISKRRCDEQNEESLMKKRQKITWP is encoded by the exons ATGTCGAAATTGGGCACATACGAGCTCACGCATCCGGAGTCGTTGTCAGAGCATCAACTCCGTGAGATTTTGAAGAAT AGTTGCATTGAGGTTCTTAATTTTGAGAAACTATGTAAAAGCGAATTATTAGAGATGTATAAACGAGTTGCCATGCCTTTACCACAACGACAATGTGGAAGGGCCAAGAATTTGGGTACAGAGATAAATGTGGTATCAGACAAATCTGTTATAGCTATAAG TAACAATACGCATAGCTTAACTGCAGATTTAAACAAAGGAAATAAAAGGACATGCCAATTGTCTCAGGCAGACAGATTAAAGTTTTCTGTTAATGATCCAAAATcaatgcataagaaaattcgAGTATGTTCTATGCCAAAAGTAGAAACTACTTGCAATGGAATTAGTAAACGTAGATGTGATGAGCAAAATGAG GAATCATTAATGAAAAAACGTCAGAAGATTACATGGCCATAG
- the LOC126848421 gene encoding uncharacterized protein LOC126848421 isoform X1 has translation MSKLGTYELTHPESLSEHQLREILKNSCIEVLNFEKLCKSELLEMYKRVAMPLPQRQCGRAKNLGTEINVVSDKSVIAISSNNTHSLTADLNKGNKRTCQLSQADRLKFSVNDPKSMHKKIRVCSMPKVETTCNGISKRRCDEQNEESLMKKRQKITWP, from the exons ATGTCGAAATTGGGCACATACGAGCTCACGCATCCGGAGTCGTTGTCAGAGCATCAACTCCGTGAGATTTTGAAGAAT AGTTGCATTGAGGTTCTTAATTTTGAGAAACTATGTAAAAGCGAATTATTAGAGATGTATAAACGAGTTGCCATGCCTTTACCACAACGACAATGTGGAAGGGCCAAGAATTTGGGTACAGAGATAAATGTGGTATCAGACAAATCTGTTATAGCTATAAG TAGTAACAATACGCATAGCTTAACTGCAGATTTAAACAAAGGAAATAAAAGGACATGCCAATTGTCTCAGGCAGACAGATTAAAGTTTTCTGTTAATGATCCAAAATcaatgcataagaaaattcgAGTATGTTCTATGCCAAAAGTAGAAACTACTTGCAATGGAATTAGTAAACGTAGATGTGATGAGCAAAATGAG GAATCATTAATGAAAAAACGTCAGAAGATTACATGGCCATAG